The following are from one region of the Chitinophagales bacterium genome:
- a CDS encoding universal stress protein gives MKHFLVPVDFSDYAINAARYAVRIASCFSAKITLFHTYHIPIIDPLMPSDYISELAESAEKDVASHMQQLVEKLNQFASQYQVNPVEIHSSVTMGFAVDEILLAIEKLTPDMVIMGRRYTEGMTKILLGSITSSIIEKSSVPVLVVPENTSPEDAFKDILYATEFDEADSRAITRLLTFTEALHVKVHCIHIVTGEDPFVQDKLKALEKQFDSYQSKGLIEFRNISSETVLSGLLDYAARNNIGMVAMLTHKRSFFQKLFDRSLTKEAAFKSNLPLLAFHDEA, from the coding sequence ATGAAACATTTTCTGGTGCCGGTTGATTTTTCGGACTATGCTATAAATGCAGCCCGCTATGCCGTAAGGATAGCCTCCTGCTTCAGCGCAAAAATTACACTTTTCCATACTTATCATATCCCAATTATTGACCCCCTTATGCCATCGGATTATATCAGCGAACTGGCCGAAAGCGCTGAAAAAGATGTTGCCTCCCACATGCAACAACTTGTTGAAAAACTGAATCAATTCGCATCGCAATACCAAGTGAATCCCGTAGAAATCCATTCTTCCGTTACCATGGGCTTTGCAGTTGACGAAATTCTGCTAGCCATTGAAAAGCTCACGCCTGACATGGTGATTATGGGTAGACGGTACACCGAGGGTATGACCAAAATATTGCTGGGAAGCATCACTTCTTCCATTATTGAAAAATCTTCCGTACCTGTACTGGTAGTTCCGGAAAATACCTCGCCCGAAGACGCCTTCAAGGATATTCTCTATGCTACCGAATTTGATGAGGCAGATTCCAGAGCCATTACACGCCTGCTGACATTTACCGAAGCTTTACATGTAAAAGTACACTGTATACACATTGTAACAGGAGAAGACCCCTTTGTTCAGGACAAGTTAAAAGCTCTGGAAAAGCAATTTGACTCTTACCAAAGCAAAGGGCTGATTGAATTTCGTAACATCAGCTCTGAAACAGTACTCAGTGGCCTGCTGGATTATGCCGCCAGAAATAACATTGGTATGGTGGCTATGCTGACGCACAAAAGGAGCTTTTTTCAGAAACTGTTTGATCGCAGCCTCACCAAAGAGGCTGCGTTTAAATCTAATCTACCCTTGCTCGCTTTTCATGATGAAGCCTGA
- a CDS encoding Crp/Fnr family transcriptional regulator, which yields MKIEQPACEQCKSRKNSLFHFCHLQEIRDIDQAKTFTLYKKGQFIFHEGANPVGLYCINSGRVKIFRHAPDGKEQITRLARAGDFVGYCSLLSNHPYPVSAAALEEAMICLVPKTKIIELIRNNFSFSDGLLKLLSRTVEYSFEKMTDLAYKPVRGRLAEALLFLHNFYRDEQNPSGLIALTREDLAAFTGTVKETAIRMLNEFKQENLIEIHRNGISVKNMSGLIRISNLYD from the coding sequence GTGAAGATTGAACAACCTGCATGTGAACAGTGCAAAAGCCGTAAGAACTCCCTTTTTCATTTCTGTCATCTGCAAGAAATACGCGACATTGACCAAGCCAAGACATTTACACTGTACAAAAAAGGACAGTTTATTTTTCACGAAGGTGCTAATCCGGTTGGGTTATATTGCATCAATTCAGGCAGGGTTAAAATATTCAGACATGCCCCGGACGGAAAAGAACAAATCACCCGACTTGCCAGGGCGGGAGATTTTGTGGGCTACTGCTCCCTTTTATCTAATCACCCTTACCCGGTTTCTGCTGCTGCGCTGGAAGAGGCCATGATATGCTTGGTGCCCAAAACAAAGATTATTGAGCTAATCAGAAACAATTTCAGCTTTTCAGACGGTCTGCTCAAATTGCTCTCACGAACTGTGGAATATTCTTTTGAAAAAATGACAGACCTGGCTTACAAGCCGGTTCGTGGCAGGCTTGCCGAAGCTCTTCTTTTTCTGCATAACTTTTATCGTGATGAGCAAAACCCCTCCGGCCTGATTGCTCTAACGCGCGAAGACCTTGCTGCCTTTACCGGAACCGTAAAAGAAACCGCCATTCGTATGCTGAATGAATTCAAACAGGAAAACCTTATTGAAATTCACCGAAACGGAATTTCGGTAAAAAACATGAGCGGCCTTATTCGCATTTCTAACCTCTATGACTGA
- a CDS encoding threonine synthase: MLFYSTNNKAIRVPFREAVLKGLADDNGLFMPLGIPAWKPDYVEGLCRQEPEEIMFQVARVFLREDIPDTRLRQIVKDSVNFPIPLVPVHDALYALELFHGPTLAFKDVGARFMARVLAYLLEDADREVTVLVATSGDTGSAVANGFLGVKGIRVVILYPSGKVSEIQEKQLTTLGQNITAIEVEGTFDDCQSLVKKAFLDKELAASVTLTSANSINIARLLPQMFYYFLAWAQLPEKKTPVVVAVPSGNFGNLTAGLMAKKMGLPVNRFIAATNVNDIVPRYLVTGVFTPQPSLATISNAMDVGNPSNFARMLDLYHHNREAMHADIAGYSISDDDTRDMMRTVYRNWNYLLDTHGAVGYAALARYLQRHPAQGIFLETAHPAKFADIVQATVGITVAIPERLRSCLKKEKQSLRMRNSYEDLRAILKS; this comes from the coding sequence ATGCTTTTTTACAGCACCAACAATAAAGCAATACGGGTTCCCTTTCGGGAAGCCGTGTTAAAAGGCCTCGCAGACGACAATGGTCTTTTCATGCCACTGGGTATTCCGGCATGGAAACCTGATTATGTTGAGGGGTTGTGCCGGCAGGAACCGGAAGAAATCATGTTTCAGGTTGCCCGCGTTTTTTTGCGTGAGGATATTCCGGATACGCGTTTACGGCAGATTGTAAAGGATTCGGTGAATTTCCCGATACCCTTAGTACCGGTACACGATGCTCTATATGCTCTTGAACTGTTTCATGGGCCAACACTGGCATTTAAGGATGTAGGTGCGCGCTTTATGGCAAGGGTGCTGGCTTATCTGCTGGAAGATGCTGACAGGGAGGTAACTGTGTTGGTAGCCACCTCCGGAGATACGGGCAGTGCCGTGGCAAATGGTTTTCTGGGAGTAAAAGGCATTCGTGTTGTCATACTTTATCCATCCGGCAAAGTGAGCGAGATACAGGAAAAACAGCTTACTACCCTGGGGCAAAATATTACAGCAATAGAAGTAGAAGGCACTTTTGACGACTGCCAGTCCCTGGTGAAAAAGGCCTTCCTGGATAAAGAACTTGCGGCCTCCGTAACGCTCACTTCGGCTAACTCCATTAACATAGCAAGGCTGCTTCCGCAGATGTTTTATTATTTTCTCGCATGGGCTCAGTTGCCGGAGAAAAAAACGCCTGTAGTTGTAGCAGTTCCCAGTGGCAACTTTGGTAACCTGACGGCCGGGCTAATGGCAAAAAAGATGGGTTTGCCGGTAAACCGCTTTATCGCGGCAACCAATGTCAATGACATTGTGCCGCGGTACCTGGTTACCGGGGTTTTTACCCCTCAACCCTCGTTGGCTACAATTTCCAACGCGATGGATGTGGGCAATCCCAGCAATTTCGCCCGTATGCTTGACCTTTATCATCATAACCGGGAAGCTATGCATGCCGATATTGCGGGATATAGCATCAGTGACGATGATACCCGAGATATGATGCGCACTGTATACCGAAACTGGAATTATCTGCTGGACACTCACGGTGCAGTGGGATATGCGGCTCTGGCAAGATATCTGCAAAGGCACCCGGCTCAGGGTATATTTCTGGAAACAGCCCATCCGGCAAAATTTGCCGACATTGTACAGGCCACTGTAGGAATAACCGTAGCTATTCCGGAAAGGTTAAGAAGCTGCCTAAAAAAAGAAAAGCAGTCGCTGCGGATGCGCAACTCCTATGAAGATTTGCGTGCAATACTGAAAAGTTAG
- the thrB gene encoding homoserine kinase: MMTRQIKVFAPATIANVGPGFDILGLALKNPGDEILIKMTGKPGITIINRSPYLLPSDPAANVCGVVLQAMLKHLNSNQGFEIQVLKKIMPGSGMGSSAASAAATVFGANELMSRPFSLTELVGFAAQGERLASGVPHADNVGPALLGGFVLIRSYNPLDIIKLNFELELWCAVVHPHIEVKTEDARKILQDKVPLRDAVKQWGNVAGLITGLFKKDLDLISRSLQDVIVEPVRAMLIPGFDAVKRAALTAGALGSSISGSGPSIFALASTERNAQRVAQAMEHAFFNQGIDCDTVVSPVSNQGVRITG, translated from the coding sequence ATGATGACCAGGCAGATTAAGGTTTTCGCCCCGGCCACCATAGCCAATGTAGGCCCCGGGTTTGATATACTTGGGCTTGCCCTGAAAAATCCGGGAGATGAAATTTTAATCAAAATGACCGGCAAGCCGGGTATCACCATAATCAACAGGTCTCCCTACCTGCTTCCTTCAGATCCAGCAGCTAATGTGTGTGGGGTGGTTTTACAGGCAATGCTGAAACATTTAAACAGCAATCAGGGCTTTGAAATTCAGGTATTAAAAAAAATTATGCCCGGTAGCGGTATGGGCTCCAGTGCAGCGAGTGCTGCGGCCACAGTGTTTGGGGCCAACGAGCTGATGAGTCGTCCTTTTTCACTGACTGAACTGGTGGGTTTTGCTGCCCAAGGCGAACGCCTGGCCAGCGGAGTACCGCATGCTGATAATGTAGGGCCCGCACTCCTGGGAGGATTTGTACTGATAAGAAGCTATAACCCACTTGACATTATTAAGCTGAACTTTGAGTTAGAACTATGGTGCGCAGTGGTTCACCCCCATATTGAAGTAAAAACCGAAGATGCCCGTAAAATTTTGCAGGATAAGGTGCCACTGCGGGATGCAGTAAAGCAATGGGGCAATGTTGCCGGTTTAATTACCGGTCTATTTAAAAAAGATTTGGATTTAATAAGTCGCTCTCTTCAGGACGTGATTGTAGAACCTGTGCGGGCAATGCTTATTCCCGGCTTTGATGCTGTGAAGAGGGCTGCATTAACAGCAGGGGCTCTGGGGAGCAGTATTTCAGGTTCGGGGCCTTCCATCTTTGCCCTGGCAAGCACTGAGCGGAATGCACAACGCGTTGCTCAGGCAATGGAGCATGCCTTTTTCAACCAAGGCATAGACTGTGATACGGTTGTTTCACCAGTAAGTAATCAAGGAGTACGCATAACGGGATAG
- the thrA gene encoding bifunctional aspartate kinase/homoserine dehydrogenase I gives MKVLKFGGTSVGSPKSIRSVMDIVRKAALDDRIVVVVSAFGGVTDQLIEAGRLAARRDEKYKEILAALEKRHLDTVRELIDIKGQSSVIARVKLFFNELGDILHGVFLVKELSLKTLDFVMSFGERISAFIVAEAFRNARLPVMLADATSVIKTDNKFGGAEVLDVTYRLIREHYRNAEGIVLYPGFIGSTSQDEITTLGRGGSDYTASLLAAALGASELQIWTDVDGVMTIDPRKVAKAFPIKRLSYAEAMEMSHFGAKVIYPPTIQPVFSKNIPVRIKNTFNPEAEGTLITRKSADTGTLIKGISSIDQIALCTLHGSGMIGVTGISKRLFTALANQGINVILISQASSEHSITFAIAPSDAEKARTAVEREFAYEIRHKHIEEVELENNKSIVAVVGENMKQTRGIAGKLFSTLGRNGINVAAIAQGSSELNISIVIENLELRKALGAIHDAFFLSETRDLHIFLIGTGTIGGALLSQLHTQAAQLTREHAIHIKLIGLANSRKMLLLENGVPLNSWSDMLQHHGAKADLKRFMEKMIALNLPNSVFVDCTADEKVAAFYSKVLGASISIVTPNKIACSGKFTTYSQLKELAHKKGVKFLYETNVGAGLPVISTLQDLLKSGDRVLKIEAILSGTLNYIFNTYSSEIPFSQAVRQAMEKGLSEPDPRIDLSGKDVARKILILAREVGAKLELSEVQSKGFLPRRCMQAKSVSAFLKELEQLDKAFEEQRVKLQQANQKLRYVATFEKGKATTGLHAYDASHPFYWIEGKDNIVLYYTERYAEQPLVIRGAGAGAEVTAAGVFADIIRVANL, from the coding sequence ATGAAAGTCTTAAAGTTCGGAGGTACTTCTGTAGGCTCACCGAAAAGTATCCGCAGCGTTATGGATATTGTCCGGAAGGCCGCCCTGGATGATCGTATTGTGGTAGTGGTATCGGCTTTTGGCGGAGTAACAGATCAGCTGATTGAAGCAGGCCGTCTGGCTGCCAGGAGAGATGAAAAGTATAAGGAAATCTTAGCGGCACTGGAGAAACGGCACCTGGACACGGTGCGGGAACTCATTGATATAAAGGGGCAGAGTTCAGTAATAGCCCGGGTAAAGCTATTTTTTAACGAGCTGGGAGATATTTTGCATGGAGTTTTTCTGGTTAAAGAACTATCGCTGAAAACGCTGGATTTTGTGATGAGCTTTGGTGAACGCATTTCGGCATTTATTGTTGCCGAGGCTTTCAGGAATGCTAGGCTGCCCGTTATGCTGGCTGATGCTACATCTGTTATTAAAACCGATAACAAGTTTGGGGGGGCAGAAGTGCTGGATGTAACCTACAGGTTAATTCGTGAACATTACCGGAATGCGGAAGGAATCGTTCTGTATCCGGGATTTATCGGCAGCACCAGCCAGGATGAAATTACTACTCTGGGCAGGGGCGGATCGGATTACACGGCTTCTCTCCTTGCTGCTGCCCTGGGGGCTTCAGAGTTGCAAATCTGGACTGATGTAGATGGCGTGATGACCATTGATCCAAGGAAAGTAGCCAAGGCCTTCCCAATAAAAAGACTTTCCTATGCCGAAGCTATGGAGATGTCACATTTCGGAGCCAAGGTGATTTATCCGCCCACTATACAGCCTGTATTCAGCAAAAACATACCTGTTCGGATAAAAAACACCTTCAATCCGGAGGCTGAGGGCACACTGATAACGCGCAAATCTGCAGACACCGGCACGCTGATAAAGGGCATTTCCTCTATTGATCAAATTGCATTATGTACGCTGCATGGCAGCGGCATGATAGGCGTAACGGGCATATCCAAACGATTGTTTACCGCTCTGGCCAACCAGGGTATTAATGTTATTCTCATCTCCCAGGCTTCCTCCGAGCATTCCATTACTTTCGCCATTGCCCCGTCCGATGCCGAAAAAGCCCGTACTGCTGTGGAGAGGGAGTTTGCTTATGAAATCCGTCACAAACATATTGAAGAAGTGGAGCTGGAAAACAATAAGTCTATCGTTGCGGTGGTTGGAGAAAACATGAAACAAACACGCGGCATAGCTGGTAAGCTCTTCAGCACCCTGGGCCGTAACGGCATCAATGTAGCAGCTATTGCCCAGGGCTCTTCTGAGTTGAATATTTCTATAGTGATTGAAAACCTCGAACTCAGAAAAGCTCTGGGGGCCATTCATGATGCGTTTTTTCTTTCCGAAACACGCGATCTGCATATCTTCCTCATAGGAACCGGAACAATAGGGGGTGCACTTTTATCACAGCTACATACACAGGCGGCTCAACTGACCAGAGAACATGCTATCCACATTAAGCTCATCGGTTTAGCCAACAGCCGGAAAATGCTGCTGCTGGAGAATGGTGTTCCGCTGAATAGTTGGAGTGATATGTTGCAACACCATGGAGCTAAAGCCGACTTAAAGAGATTTATGGAGAAAATGATTGCGTTGAATCTGCCAAACAGTGTATTTGTAGACTGCACAGCTGACGAGAAGGTAGCTGCATTTTACAGCAAGGTGCTAGGTGCAAGTATATCTATCGTTACACCCAATAAAATTGCCTGTTCAGGTAAGTTTACTACTTATAGCCAGCTTAAGGAGCTTGCTCATAAAAAGGGGGTAAAGTTTTTATATGAAACCAATGTGGGTGCGGGATTGCCTGTTATCAGCACCCTACAAGACCTGCTGAAAAGCGGTGACCGCGTATTGAAGATTGAGGCCATCCTTTCTGGTACACTTAATTACATTTTTAATACCTACAGTTCGGAGATTCCCTTCAGTCAAGCTGTAAGGCAAGCCATGGAAAAAGGGCTGTCGGAGCCTGATCCAAGAATAGATTTAAGCGGTAAAGATGTAGCCAGAAAGATATTAATCCTTGCCCGAGAAGTTGGAGCGAAATTGGAGCTTAGTGAAGTGCAATCAAAAGGCTTTCTTCCGCGCAGGTGCATGCAGGCAAAATCCGTTTCTGCATTTCTCAAAGAACTGGAACAACTGGATAAAGCTTTTGAAGAACAACGGGTAAAGCTGCAACAAGCCAATCAAAAACTTCGGTATGTGGCAACCTTCGAAAAAGGGAAAGCCACTACCGGCTTGCATGCTTATGATGCGAGCCATCCCTTTTACTGGATTGAAGGTAAAGACAACATCGTATTGTACTACACGGAGCGATACGCTGAACAGCCTCTGGTAATCAGGGGGGCAGGTGCCGGAGCTGAAGTCACTGCTGCCGGTGTGTTTGCCGATATCATACGGGTAGCCAATTTATAA
- the rtcB gene encoding RNA-splicing ligase RtcB yields the protein MFPKHQLVKVSDFLWEIPLGTRPDMRVPAHIYALEEMIDSLTADRSLQQLLNITTLPGIRKAALVMPDAHEGYGFPIGGIAATSYPQGVISPGGIGYDINCGVRLLVSDLFYEDAKDHLEDLSKELYRCVPSGVGRGGNIKLSAEELDKVLKQGASWAVSRGMGSPEDLQFTESGGCLQEADPACVSANAKKRGHDQLGTIGAGNHFVEVERVDKIFDEDIAAAFGLKKNQLTVLIHTGSRGLGHQVATDYLRIMATSMPGYHIKLPDRELACVPFNSPEGQNYFHAMCAAANFAWCNRQVISDEIRTAWRSILGKSARLRILYDVAHNIAKVEEHPVNGHKEKLIVHRKGATRAFGPYHPELPEPYQSVGQPVLIPGSMGTASYVLAGTAASMQLSFGSTCHGAGRRLSRTTARKTVHPGELIQQLKEKGIHLQAGSKKGVAEEAPAAYKDVDLVVETVHRAGIAQKVARLIPVAVIKG from the coding sequence ATGTTTCCAAAACATCAACTGGTAAAGGTCAGTGACTTTCTATGGGAAATTCCTTTAGGTACACGCCCGGATATGCGTGTGCCAGCCCATATATATGCACTGGAAGAAATGATTGATAGTCTTACTGCTGACCGGTCGCTGCAACAACTCCTGAACATAACTACCTTGCCAGGCATCAGAAAAGCCGCTCTGGTGATGCCTGATGCTCATGAAGGGTATGGTTTTCCTATTGGTGGCATTGCCGCCACATCCTACCCTCAGGGAGTGATCTCCCCCGGTGGTATCGGATATGACATTAATTGTGGTGTAAGACTGCTTGTATCAGATTTGTTTTATGAAGATGCAAAAGATCATCTTGAGGACCTATCTAAAGAGCTGTATCGGTGTGTTCCCTCGGGCGTTGGACGCGGTGGTAATATAAAGCTAAGTGCAGAGGAGTTAGATAAGGTTCTCAAACAGGGTGCATCCTGGGCTGTATCCAGAGGCATGGGCTCACCGGAAGATCTGCAGTTTACAGAATCAGGCGGCTGTCTTCAGGAAGCTGATCCGGCTTGTGTTTCCGCCAATGCCAAAAAACGCGGACATGACCAACTGGGCACCATCGGGGCCGGAAATCATTTTGTTGAAGTGGAGCGCGTGGATAAAATCTTTGATGAAGATATCGCTGCGGCTTTTGGTCTTAAAAAAAATCAGCTTACTGTATTGATTCATACCGGTTCGCGGGGGCTTGGACACCAGGTGGCTACTGACTATTTGCGTATAATGGCCACTTCCATGCCTGGTTACCACATAAAATTGCCGGATCGGGAACTTGCCTGTGTGCCTTTCAATTCGCCTGAAGGGCAAAACTATTTCCACGCCATGTGCGCAGCAGCAAATTTTGCATGGTGCAATCGTCAGGTGATCAGTGATGAAATAAGAACTGCTTGGAGGAGCATTTTGGGAAAGTCAGCACGATTGCGCATCCTGTATGATGTGGCACACAATATAGCCAAGGTGGAGGAGCACCCGGTGAACGGACACAAGGAAAAACTCATTGTTCACCGCAAAGGAGCTACCAGGGCATTCGGACCTTATCATCCGGAATTACCAGAGCCCTATCAGTCGGTAGGGCAGCCTGTGCTTATTCCCGGCAGCATGGGCACAGCCTCTTATGTGTTGGCGGGTACTGCAGCAAGTATGCAGTTATCATTTGGCTCTACCTGCCATGGAGCGGGCAGGCGGCTATCCCGCACTACGGCCAGAAAAACGGTTCATCCGGGAGAGCTTATTCAACAATTAAAAGAAAAAGGTATCCATCTGCAGGCAGGTTCAAAAAAAGGAGTAGCCGAAGAAGCACCGGCAGCCTATAAAGATGTGGACCTGGTTGTTGAAACCGTTCATCGGGCAGGTATAGCCCAAAAAGTAGCCCGACTTATACCTGTGGCTGTCATCAAGGGATAA